Proteins encoded within one genomic window of Nitrospina gracilis 3/211:
- the gcvPB gene encoding aminomethyl-transferring glycine dehydrogenase subunit GcvPB, protein MIPHLTAKSRPGIGGSWVHDLEFEQEDTACLFPGMPLREEPLGLPEVSEIEIVRHFMELSAHSHGVDNGPYPLGSCTMKYNPKRNDAMANLDGFRGVHPLQPVDTMQGILELLYNLQGFIAELMGADAVTLQPSAGAQGELTGLLIIRKYFEKKGEDRRVILIADSAHGTNPSSAVMAGFDCEIIPTNDAGIMDLDVVREKMNEQVAGIMLTNPSTLGLFEENIATIAEIVHAKGGLLYYDGANLNALMGIARPGDMGFDVMHLNTHKTLSTPHGGGGPGAGPCAVKAFLEEHLPVPRIARRDDGTYVFESDRPHTIGRLKSFYGHVAVMIRCYCYILFNGPEGLKQVSEDAVLNANYFQQKLRDIFPPIYPKPCMHECLLSGKNLPTTPYNFAKRLIDYGVHPPTLFGAGCVYFPKDLDHAMLIEPTETETKASLDQVINVFRKVYHESFSDAEYVNTAPHSGRTRKIPEGSQALDD, encoded by the coding sequence ATGATTCCTCATCTGACCGCAAAGAGCCGGCCGGGAATCGGCGGCAGTTGGGTGCACGACCTTGAGTTCGAACAGGAGGACACCGCCTGCCTGTTTCCCGGCATGCCCCTTCGAGAAGAACCGCTGGGCCTGCCTGAGGTTTCGGAGATTGAGATCGTCCGTCACTTCATGGAACTGAGCGCGCACAGCCACGGCGTGGACAACGGTCCCTACCCGCTCGGTTCCTGCACCATGAAGTACAACCCCAAACGCAACGACGCCATGGCGAACCTGGACGGCTTCCGGGGCGTCCATCCCCTGCAACCGGTCGACACCATGCAGGGCATCCTGGAGTTGCTGTACAACCTGCAGGGGTTCATCGCGGAATTGATGGGTGCAGACGCGGTCACCCTGCAACCATCGGCGGGTGCACAGGGGGAGTTGACCGGCCTTCTCATCATAAGAAAGTATTTCGAGAAGAAAGGCGAGGACCGCCGTGTCATCCTGATCGCCGATTCGGCGCACGGCACCAATCCGTCGTCCGCCGTCATGGCGGGATTCGACTGCGAGATCATCCCGACCAACGACGCGGGAATCATGGACCTCGACGTGGTCCGCGAGAAAATGAACGAACAGGTCGCCGGCATCATGCTGACCAACCCGTCCACGCTCGGCCTGTTCGAGGAGAACATCGCCACCATCGCCGAGATCGTTCACGCCAAGGGCGGGCTGTTGTATTACGACGGGGCGAATCTCAACGCGCTGATGGGCATCGCGCGGCCGGGTGACATGGGATTCGACGTCATGCACCTGAACACGCACAAGACCCTGTCCACGCCGCACGGCGGAGGCGGACCGGGTGCGGGGCCCTGTGCGGTGAAAGCGTTCCTGGAAGAACACCTGCCGGTGCCGCGCATCGCCAGGCGTGATGACGGCACGTACGTGTTCGAAAGCGACCGGCCACATACCATCGGCCGCCTGAAATCCTTTTACGGTCACGTGGCGGTGATGATCCGCTGCTACTGCTACATCCTGTTCAACGGGCCGGAGGGGTTGAAACAGGTATCCGAGGACGCGGTGTTGAACGCGAATTACTTTCAGCAGAAACTGCGCGACATTTTTCCTCCGATTTATCCGAAACCCTGCATGCACGAATGCCTGCTGTCGGGAAAAAACCTGCCGACCACGCCGTACAATTTCGCCAAGCGGCTCATCGACTACGGCGTGCATCCGCCGACGCTGTTCGGCGCGGGGTGCGTGTATTTCCCGAAGGACCTCGACCACGCCATGCTGATCGAACCGACGGAAACGGAAACCAAGGCCAGTCTCGACCAGGTGATCAACGTGTTCCGCAAGGTGTATCACGAATCGTTCTCCGACGCGGAGTATGTCAACACCGCACCGCATTCCGGGCGCACGCGCAAGATACCGGAAGGGTCGCAGGCTTTGGACGACTGA